A DNA window from Rhodococcus sp. Z13 contains the following coding sequences:
- a CDS encoding TOBE domain-containing protein, whose product MSEIRIRDAAELLGVSDDTVRRWIDQGLLHAGKDAAGRKVVDGRELAEFARAQAESAPDPLGVGSSARNRFVGLVTRVVSDAVMSQVEMQCGPHRVVSLMSTEAVQELGLEPGSIGVAVVKATNVIVETPGGSE is encoded by the coding sequence GTGAGCGAGATCCGCATCCGCGACGCCGCGGAACTGCTGGGTGTCAGCGACGACACGGTGCGTCGCTGGATCGACCAGGGTCTGCTGCACGCCGGTAAGGACGCCGCCGGGCGCAAGGTCGTCGACGGCCGTGAGCTCGCCGAATTCGCCCGCGCGCAGGCCGAATCGGCCCCCGACCCGCTCGGGGTGGGAAGCTCGGCCCGCAATCGCTTCGTCGGTCTGGTCACCCGGGTGGTCTCCGATGCCGTGATGTCGCAGGTCGAGATGCAGTGCGGTCCGCACCGGGTCGTCTCCCTCATGAGCACCGAGGCCGTGCAGGAACTCGGTCTGGAACCGGGCAGTATCGGGGTCGCCGTCGTCAAGGCCACCAACGTCATCGTCGAAACCCCGGGAGGGTC